One Lepus europaeus isolate LE1 chromosome 7, mLepTim1.pri, whole genome shotgun sequence DNA segment encodes these proteins:
- the FHIP1B gene encoding FHF complex subunit HOOK-interacting protein 1B isoform X2, which translates to MERMNWLSRLASRGPGHRVPQGASLQTPVMADPETCLMVFKNHWSQVVRILERQGPRAAPGGADDLSAVRNHTYQMLTLLAEDRAVPSAPTCPGPLLEFALREDLLTRVLAWQLQWDELGDGVEERRAEQLKLFEMLVSEARQPLLRHGPVREALLTLLDACGRPVPSSPALDEGLVLFLSQLCVCVAREPSLLEFFLQPPPEPGAAPRLLLFSRLVPFVHREGTLGQQARDALLLLMALSAGSPTVGRYIADHSYFCPVLATGLSALYSSLPRKIEVPGDDWHCLRREDWLGVPALALFMSSLEFCNAVIQVAHPLVQKQLVDYIHNGFLVPVMGPALHKTSVEEMIASTAYLELFLRSISEPALLRTFLRFLLLHRHDTHTILDTLVARIGSNSRLCMVSLSLFRTLLNLSCEDVLLQLVLRYLVPCNHVMLSQKPAVRDVDLYGRAADKFLSLIPRCCRHRAPSPPRPEHASWARGPGSPSVDSSSMVTMPRPSTPSRLALFLRQQSLGGSESPGPVPRSPGLAASPASSPGRRPSPVEEPGELEDNYLEYLREARRGVDRCVRACRTWSAPYDGERPPPEPSPVGSRTKKRSLLPEEDRDKVGEGEEEEPGSRGLTGGTGEGPGHLPPPQLNGVPGPWPEGPKKVRLVPHAMPHEGAGELPEGTSEGMTGLESFGQELRELEVALSNGGAGSEAPLEPPLPLEEEEAYESFTCPPEPPGPFLSSPLRTLNQLPSQPFTGPFMAVLFAKLENMLQNSVYVNFLLTGLVAQLACHPQPLLRSFLLNTNMVFQPSVKSLLQVLGSVKNKIESFAASQEDFPALLSKAKKYLIARGKLDWAEGPTAGPASRRSDPLVKSRRPSLGELLLRHAHSPTRARQAAQLVLQPGRDGTGLGLGGGSPGASTPVLPARGGTPERQGEALRVKNAVYCAVIFPEFLKELAAISQAHAVTSPFLLDTSEEGSGPPISGSGSLNP; encoded by the exons ATGGAGAGGATGAACTGGCTGAGCAGACTGGCCTCCCGAGGCCCTGGGCACCGTGTACCTCAAGGGGCCAGTCTACAGACCCCTGTCATGGCTGACCCTGAGACCTGCCTCATGGTCTTCAAGAATCATTGGTCCCAG GTGGTACGAATCCTGGAGCGGCAAGGCCCTCGGGCAGCTCCTGGGGGTGCAGATGATCTCAGTGCTGTGCGCAACCACACCTACCAGATGTTGACACTGCTAGCAGAAGATCGTGCGGTCCCTTCAGCCCCCActtgccctgggcccctgctggagTTTGCTCTGCGTGAGGATCTGCTGACCCGTGTGTTGGCATGGCAGCTGCAATGGGATGAACTTGGGGATGGGGTTGAGGAGCGACGGGCTGAACAACTGAAACTATTTGAGATGCTAGTGAGTGAAGCTCGCCAGCCATTGTTACGGCATGGTCCAGTTCGTGAGGCTCTGCTCACCCTGCTGGATGCCTGTGGTCGCCCTGTGCCCAGTAGCCCAGCACTGGATGAAGGCCTGGTGCTATTTCTcagccagctgtgtgtgtgtgtggcccgggagcCTTCATTACTCGAGTTCTTCCTGCAGCCACCTCCGGAACCTGGAGCTGCCCCACGTCTTCTCCTGTTTTCTCGCCTTGTCCCTTTCGTCCATCGAGAGGGTACTCTGGGCCAGCAAGCCCGTGATGCCCTCCTTCTGCTCATGGCTCTGTCAGCTGGGAGCCCCACCGTGGGCCGCTACATCGCGGATCACTCTTACTTCTGCCCG GTGCTGGCCACAGGGCTGAGTGCCCTGTACTCCTCACTGCCCCGAAAGATTGAGGTGCCAGGGGATGATTGGCACTGCCTGCGACGAGAAGACTGGCTGGGAGTGCCAGCCCTTGCACTTTTCATGAGTTCCCTAGAGTTCTGCAATGCAGTCATTCAG GTGGCTCACCCCCTGGTGCAGAAGCAGCTGGTTGATTATATCCACAATGGGTTCTTGGTGCCTGTCATGGGACCTGCCCTGCACAAG ACCTCTGTGGAGGAGATGATCGCCAGTACCGCGTATCTGGAACTTTTCCTAAGGAGTATCTCCGAGCCTGCCTTGCTCCGTACCTTCCTGCGATTCCTGTTGTTACACCGGCATGACACCCACACCATCCTTGACACCCTCGTTGCCCGTATTGGCAGCAACTCCCGG CTCTGCATGGTCTCTCTGAGTCTCTTCAGGACCCTCCTGAACCTCAGCTGTGAGGATGTCCTGCTGCAGCTGGTTCTCAG gtaTCTTGTCCCATGTAACCACGTGATGCTGAGTCAGAAGCCAGCTGTGCGTGATGTGGACCTATATGGACGAGCAGCTGACAAGTTTCTCTCCCTAATCCCACGCTGTTGTCGCCACCGTGCCCCTAGCCCACCTCGTCCAGAGCATGCCTCATGGGCACGAG GCCCTGGAAGCCCAAGTGTTGACTCCTCCTCTATGGTGACCATGCCCCGGCCCTCTACACCATCTCGTTTGGCTCTCTTCCTGCGGCAGCAGAGCCTGGGTGGCTCTGAGTCCCCAGGCCCAGTGCCTCGCTCACCAGGGCTTGCTGCATCCCCAGCTTCTAGCCCTGGCCGACGGCCTAGCCCTGTGGAGGAGCCTGGTGAGCTGGAAGACAATTACCTGGAGTATCTGCGTGAGGCACGCCGTGGTGTAGACCGCTGTGTCCGAGCCTGCCGTACCTGGTCTGCCCCTTATGATGGCGAGCGTCCCCCTCCTGAGCCCAGTCCTGTTGGCTCCCGGACTAAGAAACGCAGCCTACTGCCTGAGGAGGACAGGGATaaagtgggggaaggggaggaggaagagccgGGGAGTAGGGGGCTAACTGGGGGTACAGGGGAGGGTCCTGGCCACCTACCCCCTCCCCAGCTCAATGGGGTGCCAGGACCATGGCCTGAGGGGCCCAAGAAGGTTCGTCTGGTACCACATGCAATGCCACATGAGGGAGCTGGGGAACTGCCAGAGGGAACCTCAGAGGGCATGACAGGACTAGAGAGCTTTGGGCAGGAGCTCCGTGAGCTGGAGGTGGCATTGAGCAATGGGGGAGCTGGCTCAGAGGCCCCCTTAGAACCTCCACTACCTcttgaggaggaggaggcctACGAGAGCTTCACTTGTCCCCCTGAACCCCCTGGCCCCTTCCTCAGCAGCCCTTTGCGGACTCTGAACCAACTGCCGAGCCAGCCCTTCACTG gccccTTCATGGCTGTGCTCTTTGCCAAACTCGAGAACATGCTGCAGAACTCCGTCTATGTCAACTTCCTGCTGACGGGGCTGGTGGCCCAGCTGGCCTgtcacccccagcccctgctacGCTCTTTCCTGCTCAACACCAACATGGTCTTCCAGCCCAGTGTCAAGTCCTTGCTGCAG GTGCTGGGCTCTGTGAAGAATAAGATTGAGAGCTTTGCAGCCTCCCAGGAGGACTTCCCAGCACtgctatccaaagccaagaagtACCTCATTGCTCGTGGCAAGTTGGACTGGGCTGAGGGTCCTACAGCAGGACCTGCTTCCCGCCGTTCCGATCCCCTAG TGAAGAGCCGGAGGCCATCCTTGGGGGAGTTACTCCTGCGGCATGCACACAGTCCAACCAGGGCCCGGCAGGCGGCACAGTTGGTCCTTCAGCCTGGGCGAGACGGAACAGGACTTGGCCTAGGTGGGGGCTCCCCTGGGGCTTCAACTCCAGTTCTACCCGCCCGGGGAGGGACCCCTGAGCGTCAAGGTGAGGCTCTGCGAGTCAAGAATGCTGTCTACTGTGCAGTCATTTTTCCCGAGTTTCTCAAGGAGTTGGCTGCCATCTCCCAGGCCCATGCTGTCACCTCGCCTTTCTTATTGGATACTTCAGAGGAGGGATCTGGCCCTCCCATCTCAGGCTCTGGGTCCCTCAATCCTTAA